Proteins encoded together in one Porites lutea chromosome 2, jaPorLute2.1, whole genome shotgun sequence window:
- the LOC140928490 gene encoding histamine H2 receptor-like produces MRNNSLGDITNLSASDCSLPLAHGFGLMAANSVGAVVGTFGNFLVCTAVLYTSPRLRRCSNYLLVSLAIADLIVTMVCEPLVVGIVAKKTFFNDCASNLELAYVVSSNFSCSASVMHLAAISVDRFLAVIFPLRHGRIMKSHGLKVMLIVVWGVATVFASLRVPFLKETAYMVVAMFIISYFLVIGSYLSITISVFLLRRRKKQASKQGRTVRISVSSKAERRFAFTLAIVIGVFTACWFPMIVVFFAAGKSLVKMYGTAYMWIRTLALLNSAMNFLIYSARIRDFRDSYALICRKILRCG; encoded by the coding sequence ATGAGAAACAATTCGTTAGGAGATATCACCAATCTCTCTGCTTCAGACTGTTCCCTTCCACTGGCTCATGGCTTTGGCCTAATGGCGGCCAATTCTGTCGGAGCTGTGGTGGGTACTTTTGGTAACTTCCTTGTTTGCACCGCGGTTCTTTACACAAGCCCTAGACTACGCAGATGCTCTAACTACCTTCTTGTAAGCTTGGCGATCGCTGATTTGATCGTGACCATGGTGTGTGAGCCGTTAGTCGTGGGAATTGTGGCCAAGAAAACCTTTTTCAACGACTGTGCATCAAACCTGGAGCTCGCCTATGTTGTGTCTTCTAACTTCTCGTGCTCAGCTTCTGTCATGCATCTAGCGGCAATCAGCGTCGATCGCTTTCTCGCCGTAATTTTCCCTCTCCGTCATGGTCGCATAATGAAGAGCCATGGCTTGAAGGTCATGTTGATAGTTGTTTGGGGTGTAGCAACAGTGTTTGCATCTCTTCGCGTGCCTTTCCTGAAAGAAACAGCTTACATGGTTGTTGCGATGTTTATTATAAGCTATTTCCTTGTCATCGGAAGCTACTTGTCCATCACGATTTCGGTATTTCTGCTCAGGAGGAGAAAGAAGCAAGCATCAAAGCAAGGCAGAACAGTCAGAATTTCCGTCAGCAGCAAAGCTGAGAGACGGTTTGCCTTCACGCTGGCTATTGTAATTGGTGTATTCACAGCATGCTGGTTTCCCATGAtcgttgttttctttgctgCCGGGAAGTCTTTGGTGAAAATGTACGGGACAGCGTACATGTGGATAAGAACTTTGGCCTTGTTAAATTCAGCTATGAACTTTCTTATCTACAGCGCTAGAATTCGTGACTTCAGAGACTCCTATGCTCTTATATGCCGCAAGATTCTTCGCTGTGGCTGA
- the LOC140928489 gene encoding adenosine receptor A2b-like has protein sequence MRNNSIGDVTNLSASDCSLPLAHGISLMAANSVGAVVGTFGNFLVCTAVLYTSPRLRRCSNYLLVSLAIADLIVTMVCEPLVVGIATKKTFFNDCASNLRLAYVVSSNFSCAASVLHLAAISVDRFLAVIVPLRHGHIMKSYGLKVMLIVVWGASTVFASLRVPFVKVTNYVVFVMFIINYFLIIGCYLSITISVLLLRRRKRHVQASTQGRTLTSVRSKVERRFAFTLAIVIGVFTACWVPLIVVGYHVGKSLVKLYGTAYMWATTLALLNSAMNFLIYSARIRDFRDSYALICRKILRCN, from the coding sequence ATGAGAAACAATTCGATAGGAGACGTCACCAATCTCTCTGCTTCAGACTGTTCCCTTCCACTGGCTCATGGCATTAGCCTAATGGCGGCCAATTCTGTCGGAGCTGTAGTTGGTACTTTTGGTAACTTCCTTGTTTGCACCGCGGTTCTTTACACAAGCCCTAGACTACGCAGATGTTCAAACTATCTTCTTGTTAGCTTGGCGATCGCTGATTTGATCGTGACCATGGTGTGTGAGCCGTTAGTCGTGGGAATCGCCACCAAGAAAACCTTTTTCAACGACTGTGCATCAAACCTGAGGCTCGCCTATGTTGTGTCTTCTAACTTCTCGTGTGCAGCTTCTGTTTTGCACCTAGCGGCAATCAGCGTCGATCGCTTTCTCGCCGTTATTGTCCCTCTCCGTCACGGTCACATAATGAAGAGCTATGGTTTGAAGGTCATGTTGATAGTTGTTTGGGGTGCATCAACAGTGTTTGCATCTCTTCGTGTGCCTTTCGTGAAAGTAACAAATTATGTGGTTTTTGTGATGTTTATCATAAACTATTTCCTCATCATCGGATGCTACTTGTCCATCACGATTTCGGTATTATTGCTCAGGAGGAGAAAGAGACACGTACAGGCATCGACGCAAGGCAGAACATTAACTTCCGTCAGGAGCAAAGTTGAGCGACGGTTTGCCTTCACGCTGGCTATTGTAATTGGTGTATTCACAGCATGTTGGGTTCCCTTGATTGTTGTTGGCTATCATGTCGGGAAATCTCTGGTGAAACTGTACGGAACCGCGTACATGTGGGCTACAACTTTAGCCTTGTTAAACTCAGCTATGAACTTTCTTATCTACAGCGCTAGAATTCGTGACTTCAGAGACTCCTATGCTCTTATATGCCGCAAGATTCTTCGCTGTAACTGA